Proteins from a genomic interval of Spea bombifrons isolate aSpeBom1 chromosome 4, aSpeBom1.2.pri, whole genome shotgun sequence:
- the C1QTNF2 gene encoding complement C1q tumor necrosis factor-related protein 2: MISLILLVWTIPFAAHIFFSSPVKGDPHFPGDTSQLFCSLPGPPGLPGIPGHPGSTGTIGRMGFPGKDGKDGKDGDKGERGDEGTPGRVGNPGKQGFKGKQGAIGRAGPRGPKGISGDRGKPGDVGTKGPKGKKGDMGMPGPCSCGSKKAKSAFSVAVTKSYPKERLPIKFDKVLMNEGGHYNVSSGKYICSIPGIYFFTYDITLANKHLAIGLVHNGHYRIKTFDANTGNHDVASGSTVLPLKLGDEVWLQIFYSEQNGLFYDPYWTDSLFTGFLIYPEQEYIDDTNDETGAKEKLGAS, translated from the exons ATGATTTCCCTAATACTACTTGTTTGGACCATACCATTTGCTGCTCATATATTTTTCAGCAGCCCTGTTAAAGGAGATCCCCATTTTCCAGGGGACACTTCTCAGCTTTTCTGCAGCTTACCAGGCCCTCCTGGTTTACCAGGAATACCAGGTCATCCAGGATCTACTGGAACCATTGGAAGAATGGGTTTTCCAGGGAAAGATGGGAAAGATGGAAAAGATGGAGAcaagggagaaaggggagatgaAG GCACACCTGGAAGAGTAGGGAATCCAGGAAAACAAGGTTTTAAAGGAAAACAAGGAGCCATTGGAAGAGCTGGCCCAAGAGGACCGAAAGGAATTTCTGGAGATCGAGGAAAACCAGGTGATGTAGGGACCAAAGGACCaaaggggaagaaaggggatatGGGCATGCCAGGGCCGTGCAGTTGTGGATCAAAGAAGGCCAAGTCAGCCTTCTCAGTGGCTGTCACGAAAAGTTACCCCAAAGAACGTTTGCCTATTAAGTTTGACAAAGTACTTATGAATGAAGGAGGCCATTACAATGTATCCAGCggaaaatatatatgtagcaTTCCCGGCATTTACTTCTTCACTTATGACATCACACTGGCAAATAAACACTTAGCTATTGGTTTGGTACACAATGGTCACTACAGGATAAAAACATTCGACGCAAATACAGGAAACCATGACGTTGCATCCGGTTCTACTGTTCTTCCTTTGAAACTTGGAGATGAAGTGTGGCTTCAGATCTTTTATTCTGAGCAGAATGGACTATTTTATGACCCATATTGGACAGACAGTTTATTTACAGGATTCCTCATCTATCCTGAACAAGAGTATATTGATGATACAAATGATGAAACCGGCGCAAAGGAAAAATTAGGTGCCAGTTGA
- the SRA1 gene encoding steroid receptor RNA activator 1: MADQYVKPGNKERGWNDPPQFSYGLQAQLGSGKRTPLNKRVPAPLHGPPAAPAVQSLPSNTPPKCPASTVGPPPLGQAALQIKSDGVKSCSSPTEVECNIDVKDVITPLSETLEACRDAIKKQVFNDISKRLTMLEEMWNSGKLSPPVRKRMSILIKELKCQNWDSADEIHRSLMVDYVNEVSQWMVGVKRLIAEARNLPTHEKDEKPEVSTGEDVKQEI; encoded by the exons GCAACAAAGAGAGAGGGTGGAACGATCCCCCCCAGTTCTCCTATGGCCTACAAGCTCAGCTTGGAAGTGGTAAACGGACACCGCTCAATAAGAGGGTTCCTGCGCCTTTGCACGGACCTCCGGCAG CTCCTGCTGTGCAATCCCTTCCTTCTAACACCCCTCCAAAATGTCCGGCAAGTACAGTCGGCCCTCCGCCCCTAGGACAAGCTGCGTTGCAGATTAAAAGTGATGGAGTAAAGTCGTGTTCCAGTCCGACAGAGGTCGAGTGTAACATCGATGTAAAAGACGTTATAACTCCACTGAGCGAAACATTGGAAGCCTGCAGGGATGCAATCAAG AAACAAGTTTTTAATGATATTAGCAAGAGGCTGACCATGCTAGAAGAAATGTGGAACAGCGGAAAACTATCCCCTCCTGTACGCAAGAGAATGAGCATCCTGATAAAAG AGCTGAAATGCCAGAACTGGGATTCTGCGGATGAGATCCACAGGTCACTTATGGTGGATTATGTGAATGAAGTCAGCCAGTGGATGGTCGGAGTTAAGCGCTTAATTGCAGAAGCAAGGAACTTACCTACGCATGAAAAGGATGAGAAGCCAGAAGTCAGTACCGGAGAAGATGTTAAGCAAGAAATTTAA